One segment of Nothobranchius furzeri strain GRZ-AD chromosome 13, NfurGRZ-RIMD1, whole genome shotgun sequence DNA contains the following:
- the LOC107379929 gene encoding diacylglycerol kinase delta isoform X1 — protein MAEAGGPDSTAARCLDESSDSEPEQEPGSPQKLIRKVSTSGQIRSKTVLKEGTLLKQTNSFQRWKRRYFKLRGRTLYYAQTSKSIIFDEVDLTDASVAESSTKNVNNSFTVITPCRRLILCADNRKEMEEWMLALRSVQNRQNYESTQYSMDHFSGMHNWYACSHARPTYCNVCKEALSGVTSHGLSCEVCKFKAHKRCAVRATNNCKWTTLASIGKDIIEDEDGVSMPHQWLEGNLPVSAKCSVCEKTCGSVLRLQDWRCLWCKAMVHSGCKEQLSSKCPLGQCKVSIIPPTGLNSIDSDGFWKASCPPSCTSPLLVFVNSKSGDNQGVKFLRRFKQLLNPAQVFDLMNGGPHLGLRLFQKFDTFRILVCGGDGSVGWVLSEIDALTLHKQCQLGVLPLGTGNDLARVLGWGSACDDDTQLPQILEKLERASTKMLDRWSIMVYETKFPRQPSTSTVTEDCSDDSEVQQILTYEDSVAIHLTKILTSDQHSVVISSARVLCETVKDFVARVGKAYERNTESSEESEAMAKKCGVLKEKLDSLLKTLNEESQGSSAPPSSPHRNIAEGQEEPEVVHPPPRLRPAIPPYILSNSPAGSPRTTPAAAAIFKPREQLMLRANSLKKAIRQIIEHTEKAVDEQNAQTQQQQVYSVGRAEPQVGLVEEDEEEEEGKNPCEKQISKGSLSRGSTASLPAQTGSRENMPMLNTKIFFPGSLTSSSIISRLLVNADPFSCDADNMDCYTEKCVMNNYFGIGLDAKISLDFNNKRDEHPEKCRSRTKNMMWYGVLGTRELLHRTYKNLEQRVLLECDGRPIPLPRLQGIAVLNIPSYAGGTNFWGGTKEDDVRTMFICLSTCLSVCLPLSFCLSLPLSVPLSTCLSLLLSTCLSPFLPVCLSPSVSLSTCLSLPLSTCLSVCLPLSFCLSLPLSTCLSPFLPVCLSPCPPVCLLPCPPVCLPFFLSVSPPVCLPFYLSVSPPSTCRTLVLSTCVYLSTCLSLALSTCLSPFLPVCLSTCLSPFLPVCLSPSVSLSTYLSLPLSTCLSVCLPLSFCLSLPRPPVCLPFYLSVSPPVHLSLALSTCLSPFLPVCLSTCLSTFLPVCLSPVHLSVSPRSTCLYLSTCLSLALSTCLSPFLAVCLSTCLSPFLPVCLSPCLPTFLPVCLSPCPPVCILPCPPVCLPFNLAVSCPVHLSVSLSTCLSLPLSTCLSPFLPVCPPPVHSPLMRRPPQTL, from the exons ATGGCGGAGGCAGGGGGACCGGATTCCACCGCGGCCCGGTGCTTGGACGAGTCATCGGACAGTGAGCCAGAGCAGGAGCCCGGATCTCCGCAGAAATTAATTCGGAAAGTGTCTACGTCCGGTCAGATTCGCAGCAAG ACGGTGCTGAAGGAGGGAACCCTTTTGAAACAGACCAACTCGTTTCAGCGCTGGAAGAGACGTTACTTCAAGCTGAGAGGAAGGACGCTGTATTACGCTCAGACCAGCAAG TCGATCATCTTTGATGAGGTGGACCTGACGGATGCCAGCGTAGCCGAGTCCAGCACCAAGAACGTCAACAACAGCTTCACG GTGATCACCCCGTGTAGGCGCCTCATTCTTTGTGCAGACAACCGAAAGGAGATGGAGGAGTGGATGCTGGCGCTGCGCAGCGTTCAGAACAGACAAAACTACGAG TCCACCCAGTACAGCATGGACCACTTCAGTGGGATGCACAACTGGTACGCCTGCTCCCACGCCAGACCTACATACTGCAACGTGTGCAAGGAGGCACTGTCGGGGGTCACATCCCACGGCCTGTCCTGTGAAG TGTGTAAATTTAAGGCTCACAAGCGCTGTGCGGTCCGAGCCACCAACAACTGTAAGTGGACGACTCTGGCGTCTATCGGGAAGGACATCATTGAGGACGAGGACGGG GTGTCCATGCCTCACCAGTGGCTGGAGGGAAATCTCCCAGTGTCGGCTAAGTGCAGCGTCTGTGAGAAGACATGTGGGAGTGTCCTCCGGCTCCAGGACTGGAGGTGTCTCTGGTGCAAAGCCATG GTGCACTCAGGCTGTAAGGAGCAGCTGTCCTCCAAATGTCCTCTAGGTCAGTGCAAAGTGTCCATCATTCCTCCCACGGGGCTCAACAGCATCGACTCTGATG GTTTCTGGAAGGCGTCCTGTCCTCCGTCCTGCACCAGTCCTCTGCTCGTCTTTGTTAACTCTAAAAGCGGAGACAATCAGGGAGTGAAGTTCCTGCGACGCTTCAAACAGCTGCTGAACCCAGCTCAGGTGTTTGACCTCATGAACGGAGGACCTCACCTGGG CCTCCGGTTATTTCAGAAGTTTGACACGTTCAGGATCCTGGTTtgtggaggagacggcagcgttgGCTGGGTTCTGTCCGAGATTGATGCTCTAACTCTGCACAAACAG TGCCAGCTGGGCGTTCTTCCTCTGGGGACCGGGAACGACCTGGCTCGAGTCCTGGGCTGGGGTTCAGCCTGTGACGATGACACACAGCTGCCTCAGATACTGGAGAAACTAGAGAGAGCCAGCACCAAGATGTTAGACAG GTGGAGCATCATGGTCTATGAGACGAAGTTTCCTCGACAACCCTCCACCTCTACTGTCACAGAAGACTGCAGCGATGACTCTGAG GTCCAGCAGATTCTCACCTACGAGGACTCAGTAGCCATCCACCTGACGAAGATCCTGACCTCAGACCAGCACTCTGTCGTCATCTCCTCTGCCAG GGTCCTGTGTGAGACGGTGAAGGACTTTGTGGCTCGAGTCGGGAAAGCTTATGAAAGGAACACGGAGAGTTCAGAGGAGTCCGAAGCCATGGCCAAGAAG TGTGGCGTTCTGAAGGAGAAACTGGACTCCTTGCTGAAGACCCTGAATGAGGAGTCTCAGGGCTCGTCAGCACCTCCCTCTTCTCCTCACCGGAACATCGCTGAAGGTCAGGAGGAGCCAGAGGTGGTCCACCCACCTCCTCGTCTCCGTCCTGCTATTCCTCCTTACATCTTATCCAACTCTCCCGCTGGTTCACCTCGGACTACTCCCGCCGCGGCAGCCATCTTTAAACCTCGAGAGCAGCTGATGCTGAgagccaacagcctgaagaaggcGATCCGACAGATCATCGAGCACACGGAGAAAG CTGTGGACGAGCAGAACGCTCAGactcagcagcagcaggtgtaTTCCGTGGGTCGGGCGGAGCCACAGGTGGGTCTGGTGGaggaagatgaggaggaggaggaagggaaaAACCCCTGTGAGAAGCAAATCAGTAAAGGCAGCCTATCACGAGGAAGCACTGCTTCACTTCCTGCTCAGACAGGAAGTCGAGAAAACATGCCCATGCTCAACACAAAGATCTTCTTTCCTG gcTCTCTAACCAGCAGCTCGATCATCAGTCGTCTGCTGGTCAACGCCGACCCGTTCAGCTGCGACGCCGACAACAT ggacTGCTATACGGAGAAGTGTGTCATGAACAACTACTTTGGAATCGGATTGGACGCTAAGATCTCTCTGGACTTCAACAACAAGAGAGACGAGCACCCAGAGAAGTGCAG GAGTCGGACCAAGAACATGATGTGGTACGGGGTGTTGGGAACCAGAGAGCTGCTGCACAGAACCTACAAGAACCTGGAACAGAGAGTCCTGCTGGag TGCGACGGACGTCCCATCCCTCTGCCTCGTCTGCAAGGAATCGCTGTCCTCAACATCCCGAGTTACGCGGGGGGAACCAACTTCTGGGGCGGGACCAAGGAGGACGATGTGAGGACCATGTTCATCTGTCTGTCCACCTGCTTATCTGTCTGCCTTCCCCTGTCCTTCTGTCTGTCTCTCCCCCTGTCTGTCCCCCTTTCTACCTGTCTGTCCCTCCTCCTGTCCACCTGTCTGTCTCCCtttctacctgtctgtctctccccATCTGTCTCCCtttctacctgtctgtctctccccCTGTCCACCTGTTTATCTGTCTGCCTTCCCCTGTCCTTCTGTCTGTCTCTCCCCCTGTCCACCTGTCTGTCTCCCtttctacctgtctgtctctccccCTGTCCACCTGTCTGTCTCTTGCCCTGTCCACCTGTCTGTCTCCCTtttttcctgtctgtctctccacCTGTCTGTCTACCtttctacctgtctgtctctccccCGTCCACCTGTCGGACTCTTGTCCTGTCCACCTGTGTCTACCtttctacctgtctgtctcttgCCCTGTCCACCTGTCTGTCTCCCtttcttcctgtctgtctctccacCTGTCTGTCTCCCtttctacctgtctgtctctccccGTCTGTCTCCCTTTCTACCTATCTGTCTCTCCCCCTGTCCACCTGTTTATCTGTCTGCCTTCCCCTGTCCTTCTGTCTGTCTCTCCCCCGTCCACCTGTCTGTCTCCCtttctacctgtctgtctctccccCTGTCCACCTGTCTCTTGCCCTGTCCACCTGTCTGTCTCCCtttcttcctgtctgtctctccacCTGTCTGTCTACCtttctacctgtctgtctctccccGGTCCACCTGTCTGTCTCTCCCCGGTCCACCTGTCTCTACCtttctacctgtctgtctcttgCCCTGTCCACCTGTCTGTCTCCCTTTCTTGCTGTCTGTCTCTCCACCTGTCTGTCTCCCtttctacctgtctgtctctccccCTGTCTGCCTACCtttctacctgtctgtctctccccCTGTCCACCTGTCTGTATCTTGCCCTGTCCACCTGTCTGTCTCCCTTTCAACCTGGCGGTCTCTTGCCCTGTCCACCTGTCTGTCTCCCtttctacctgtctgtctctccccCTGTCCACCTGTCTCTCTCCCTTTCTACCTGTCTGTCCCCCCCCCGTCCACAGCCCATTGATGAGGCGACCCCCACAGACCCTCTAA
- the LOC107379929 gene encoding diacylglycerol kinase delta isoform X3, with amino-acid sequence MEEWMLALRSVQNRQNYESTQYSMDHFSGMHNWYACSHARPTYCNVCKEALSGVTSHGLSCEVCKFKAHKRCAVRATNNCKWTTLASIGKDIIEDEDGVSMPHQWLEGNLPVSAKCSVCEKTCGSVLRLQDWRCLWCKAMVHSGCKEQLSSKCPLGQCKVSIIPPTGLNSIDSDGFWKASCPPSCTSPLLVFVNSKSGDNQGVKFLRRFKQLLNPAQVFDLMNGGPHLGLRLFQKFDTFRILVCGGDGSVGWVLSEIDALTLHKQCQLGVLPLGTGNDLARVLGWGSACDDDTQLPQILEKLERASTKMLDRWSIMVYETKFPRQPSTSTVTEDCSDDSEVQQILTYEDSVAIHLTKILTSDQHSVVISSARVLCETVKDFVARVGKAYERNTESSEESEAMAKKCGVLKEKLDSLLKTLNEESQGSSAPPSSPHRNIAEGQEEPEVVHPPPRLRPAIPPYILSNSPAGSPRTTPAAAAIFKPREQLMLRANSLKKAIRQIIEHTEKAVDEQNAQTQQQQVYSVGRAEPQVGLVEEDEEEEEGKNPCEKQISKGSLSRGSTASLPAQTGSRENMPMLNTKIFFPGSLTSSSIISRLLVNADPFSCDADNMDCYTEKCVMNNYFGIGLDAKISLDFNNKRDEHPEKCRSRTKNMMWYGVLGTRELLHRTYKNLEQRVLLECDGRPIPLPRLQGIAVLNIPSYAGGTNFWGGTKEDDVRTMFICLSTCLSVCLPLSFCLSLPLSVPLSTCLSLLLSTCLSPFLPVCLSPSVSLSTCLSLPLSTCLSVCLPLSFCLSLPLSTCLSPFLPVCLSPCPPVCLLPCPPVCLPFFLSVSPPVCLPFYLSVSPPSTCRTLVLSTCVYLSTCLSLALSTCLSPFLPVCLSTCLSPFLPVCLSPSVSLSTYLSLPLSTCLSVCLPLSFCLSLPRPPVCLPFYLSVSPPVHLSLALSTCLSPFLPVCLSTCLSTFLPVCLSPVHLSVSPRSTCLYLSTCLSLALSTCLSPFLAVCLSTCLSPFLPVCLSPCLPTFLPVCLSPCPPVCILPCPPVCLPFNLAVSCPVHLSVSLSTCLSLPLSTCLSPFLPVCPPPVHSPLMRRPPQTL; translated from the exons ATGGAGGAGTGGATGCTGGCGCTGCGCAGCGTTCAGAACAGACAAAACTACGAG TCCACCCAGTACAGCATGGACCACTTCAGTGGGATGCACAACTGGTACGCCTGCTCCCACGCCAGACCTACATACTGCAACGTGTGCAAGGAGGCACTGTCGGGGGTCACATCCCACGGCCTGTCCTGTGAAG TGTGTAAATTTAAGGCTCACAAGCGCTGTGCGGTCCGAGCCACCAACAACTGTAAGTGGACGACTCTGGCGTCTATCGGGAAGGACATCATTGAGGACGAGGACGGG GTGTCCATGCCTCACCAGTGGCTGGAGGGAAATCTCCCAGTGTCGGCTAAGTGCAGCGTCTGTGAGAAGACATGTGGGAGTGTCCTCCGGCTCCAGGACTGGAGGTGTCTCTGGTGCAAAGCCATG GTGCACTCAGGCTGTAAGGAGCAGCTGTCCTCCAAATGTCCTCTAGGTCAGTGCAAAGTGTCCATCATTCCTCCCACGGGGCTCAACAGCATCGACTCTGATG GTTTCTGGAAGGCGTCCTGTCCTCCGTCCTGCACCAGTCCTCTGCTCGTCTTTGTTAACTCTAAAAGCGGAGACAATCAGGGAGTGAAGTTCCTGCGACGCTTCAAACAGCTGCTGAACCCAGCTCAGGTGTTTGACCTCATGAACGGAGGACCTCACCTGGG CCTCCGGTTATTTCAGAAGTTTGACACGTTCAGGATCCTGGTTtgtggaggagacggcagcgttgGCTGGGTTCTGTCCGAGATTGATGCTCTAACTCTGCACAAACAG TGCCAGCTGGGCGTTCTTCCTCTGGGGACCGGGAACGACCTGGCTCGAGTCCTGGGCTGGGGTTCAGCCTGTGACGATGACACACAGCTGCCTCAGATACTGGAGAAACTAGAGAGAGCCAGCACCAAGATGTTAGACAG GTGGAGCATCATGGTCTATGAGACGAAGTTTCCTCGACAACCCTCCACCTCTACTGTCACAGAAGACTGCAGCGATGACTCTGAG GTCCAGCAGATTCTCACCTACGAGGACTCAGTAGCCATCCACCTGACGAAGATCCTGACCTCAGACCAGCACTCTGTCGTCATCTCCTCTGCCAG GGTCCTGTGTGAGACGGTGAAGGACTTTGTGGCTCGAGTCGGGAAAGCTTATGAAAGGAACACGGAGAGTTCAGAGGAGTCCGAAGCCATGGCCAAGAAG TGTGGCGTTCTGAAGGAGAAACTGGACTCCTTGCTGAAGACCCTGAATGAGGAGTCTCAGGGCTCGTCAGCACCTCCCTCTTCTCCTCACCGGAACATCGCTGAAGGTCAGGAGGAGCCAGAGGTGGTCCACCCACCTCCTCGTCTCCGTCCTGCTATTCCTCCTTACATCTTATCCAACTCTCCCGCTGGTTCACCTCGGACTACTCCCGCCGCGGCAGCCATCTTTAAACCTCGAGAGCAGCTGATGCTGAgagccaacagcctgaagaaggcGATCCGACAGATCATCGAGCACACGGAGAAAG CTGTGGACGAGCAGAACGCTCAGactcagcagcagcaggtgtaTTCCGTGGGTCGGGCGGAGCCACAGGTGGGTCTGGTGGaggaagatgaggaggaggaggaagggaaaAACCCCTGTGAGAAGCAAATCAGTAAAGGCAGCCTATCACGAGGAAGCACTGCTTCACTTCCTGCTCAGACAGGAAGTCGAGAAAACATGCCCATGCTCAACACAAAGATCTTCTTTCCTG gcTCTCTAACCAGCAGCTCGATCATCAGTCGTCTGCTGGTCAACGCCGACCCGTTCAGCTGCGACGCCGACAACAT ggacTGCTATACGGAGAAGTGTGTCATGAACAACTACTTTGGAATCGGATTGGACGCTAAGATCTCTCTGGACTTCAACAACAAGAGAGACGAGCACCCAGAGAAGTGCAG GAGTCGGACCAAGAACATGATGTGGTACGGGGTGTTGGGAACCAGAGAGCTGCTGCACAGAACCTACAAGAACCTGGAACAGAGAGTCCTGCTGGag TGCGACGGACGTCCCATCCCTCTGCCTCGTCTGCAAGGAATCGCTGTCCTCAACATCCCGAGTTACGCGGGGGGAACCAACTTCTGGGGCGGGACCAAGGAGGACGATGTGAGGACCATGTTCATCTGTCTGTCCACCTGCTTATCTGTCTGCCTTCCCCTGTCCTTCTGTCTGTCTCTCCCCCTGTCTGTCCCCCTTTCTACCTGTCTGTCCCTCCTCCTGTCCACCTGTCTGTCTCCCtttctacctgtctgtctctccccATCTGTCTCCCtttctacctgtctgtctctccccCTGTCCACCTGTTTATCTGTCTGCCTTCCCCTGTCCTTCTGTCTGTCTCTCCCCCTGTCCACCTGTCTGTCTCCCtttctacctgtctgtctctccccCTGTCCACCTGTCTGTCTCTTGCCCTGTCCACCTGTCTGTCTCCCTtttttcctgtctgtctctccacCTGTCTGTCTACCtttctacctgtctgtctctccccCGTCCACCTGTCGGACTCTTGTCCTGTCCACCTGTGTCTACCtttctacctgtctgtctcttgCCCTGTCCACCTGTCTGTCTCCCtttcttcctgtctgtctctccacCTGTCTGTCTCCCtttctacctgtctgtctctccccGTCTGTCTCCCTTTCTACCTATCTGTCTCTCCCCCTGTCCACCTGTTTATCTGTCTGCCTTCCCCTGTCCTTCTGTCTGTCTCTCCCCCGTCCACCTGTCTGTCTCCCtttctacctgtctgtctctccccCTGTCCACCTGTCTCTTGCCCTGTCCACCTGTCTGTCTCCCtttcttcctgtctgtctctccacCTGTCTGTCTACCtttctacctgtctgtctctccccGGTCCACCTGTCTGTCTCTCCCCGGTCCACCTGTCTCTACCtttctacctgtctgtctcttgCCCTGTCCACCTGTCTGTCTCCCTTTCTTGCTGTCTGTCTCTCCACCTGTCTGTCTCCCtttctacctgtctgtctctccccCTGTCTGCCTACCtttctacctgtctgtctctccccCTGTCCACCTGTCTGTATCTTGCCCTGTCCACCTGTCTGTCTCCCTTTCAACCTGGCGGTCTCTTGCCCTGTCCACCTGTCTGTCTCCCtttctacctgtctgtctctccccCTGTCCACCTGTCTCTCTCCCTTTCTACCTGTCTGTCCCCCCCCCGTCCACAGCCCATTGATGAGGCGACCCCCACAGACCCTCTAA